A genomic segment from Fuerstiella sp. encodes:
- the recG gene encoding ATP-dependent DNA helicase RecG, with product MLSQPDSQRLNERNHLGTPVQFVPGVGPVRAELLHKLNIRSAFDLLYHLPHSFHDFSNVRTVPRLESDVEQSVHGIVVERDSRKLTNGRSLVGILLDCSGHFVRGTWFNQPWMFSKFSDGDHVVFRGKPKRRSGRWEFSNPHLHFPATDDDDLMSAAGVLPRYSLTEGISMDQMRRMTAAVVEYCASELIDPLPEHFRNYHELSGLAESLQGVHCPQSVQDFRQGRHRLILDDLLEFQLGLAIRRRLWNHASKAHTVATPPVVDARIRKLFSFRFTDGQNAAVAEIIEDLGKPQAMHRLLQADVGAGKTAVAAYAMLSAVAAGYQTVLMAPTEVLATQHWQTFEELLSHSQVKRGYLVGGLPAASKRRLLEEIAEGECRLIVGTQAVIQDSVHFKNLALAVIDEQHRFGVRQRARFGSESESPHVLVMTATPIPRSLCLTRFGDLDVSLIQEMPPGRQKVVTSRVSDSVNQAKAWDFVRQQIQKGRQTYVVCPRVEGQHEDDDASAESVYRQLSSSELSGLRVDLLHGRMDRDKRHEVMNRFRHHESDVLVSTTVIEVGVDVPNATIMVIRQAERFGLAQLHQLRGRVCRGRFQGYCFLFSDVDSPEAQARINALVESSDGFVLAEKDVELRGPGDVLGTRQSGVLPLRVANPVRDISILATARRMAFDLVRTAEFDGPDYAALKSLVLERFADVLDLPRTG from the coding sequence ATGTTGTCTCAACCGGATTCTCAGCGCCTCAATGAACGAAACCATCTGGGGACGCCCGTTCAGTTTGTACCGGGTGTCGGTCCGGTCCGGGCGGAACTTCTGCACAAGCTGAATATCCGCAGTGCTTTCGATCTGCTGTATCATCTGCCGCATTCATTTCATGACTTCAGCAATGTGAGAACGGTCCCCCGGCTGGAGTCCGACGTTGAACAGTCTGTCCACGGCATTGTTGTCGAACGAGACTCCCGCAAACTGACAAATGGCCGCAGTCTGGTAGGAATTTTGCTGGACTGCAGCGGTCATTTCGTGAGAGGCACCTGGTTCAATCAGCCGTGGATGTTCAGCAAATTCAGCGATGGCGACCACGTGGTCTTCAGAGGCAAACCCAAACGCCGGTCCGGACGCTGGGAATTCAGCAATCCTCATCTCCACTTTCCGGCGACGGATGACGATGACCTGATGAGTGCTGCCGGGGTGCTGCCTCGTTATTCACTGACCGAAGGAATTTCGATGGATCAGATGCGTCGCATGACCGCTGCCGTCGTCGAATACTGTGCGAGTGAACTGATCGATCCACTTCCTGAACACTTTCGCAACTACCATGAACTTTCGGGCCTCGCTGAATCGTTACAGGGTGTGCATTGTCCTCAATCGGTCCAGGACTTCAGGCAGGGACGACACCGACTCATCCTGGATGACCTGCTGGAATTTCAGCTGGGGCTGGCGATACGTCGCCGCTTATGGAATCACGCATCGAAAGCTCACACCGTCGCAACACCACCGGTTGTGGATGCCAGAATTCGAAAACTCTTCAGTTTTCGGTTCACTGACGGACAGAATGCCGCGGTTGCTGAAATCATCGAAGATCTGGGCAAACCGCAGGCCATGCATCGCCTGCTCCAGGCAGACGTTGGTGCCGGTAAAACGGCTGTCGCCGCCTACGCGATGCTGTCCGCTGTGGCGGCCGGTTATCAGACGGTGCTGATGGCACCTACGGAAGTTCTGGCAACGCAGCACTGGCAGACATTCGAAGAACTACTCAGTCACAGTCAGGTTAAACGGGGATACCTGGTCGGAGGACTTCCCGCGGCATCGAAACGCCGACTGCTGGAGGAAATTGCTGAGGGCGAATGCCGCTTGATTGTCGGAACACAGGCCGTCATTCAGGACAGCGTGCATTTTAAAAATCTAGCACTTGCCGTGATCGATGAACAGCATCGATTCGGAGTCCGGCAGCGAGCTCGGTTCGGCAGTGAATCGGAATCACCTCATGTGCTCGTGATGACGGCTACGCCCATTCCTCGCAGTTTGTGCCTGACCCGTTTCGGTGATCTGGACGTCTCACTGATTCAGGAAATGCCGCCTGGCCGTCAGAAGGTGGTGACATCGAGAGTCTCAGATTCTGTTAATCAGGCGAAAGCATGGGACTTTGTGAGGCAACAGATTCAGAAAGGTCGGCAGACGTATGTTGTGTGTCCCCGCGTTGAGGGTCAGCACGAGGATGATGATGCAAGTGCCGAATCCGTGTATCGGCAGCTTTCGTCCTCCGAACTCTCCGGACTGCGCGTCGATCTGCTTCATGGACGAATGGATCGAGATAAACGACATGAAGTTATGAACCGATTTCGACATCACGAATCCGATGTGCTGGTCAGTACCACAGTGATTGAAGTCGGAGTCGATGTTCCGAACGCCACCATCATGGTCATTCGCCAGGCAGAACGCTTTGGCCTTGCCCAGCTGCATCAACTTCGCGGCCGGGTTTGCCGGGGTCGCTTTCAGGGCTACTGTTTTCTGTTTTCGGATGTGGACTCCCCCGAAGCACAGGCTCGTATTAACGCTCTGGTGGAATCGTCCGACGGTTTCGTTCTGGCAGAAAAAGACGTGGAATTACGAGGCCCGGGAGATGTTCTTGGAACCCGGCAAAGCGGAGTTCTGCCCCTGCGGGTCGCTAACCCGGTCCGTGACATATCGATCCTTGCCACCGCTCGACGCATGGCCTTCGATCTGGTCCGTACGGCGGAGTTTGACGGACCGGATTATGCCGCCCTGAAATCTCTGGTGCTCGAACGCTTTGCAGACGTGCTTGACCTGCCCCGCACAGGATAA
- the recJ gene encoding single-stranded-DNA-specific exonuclease RecJ: protein MPRPWLFQPHQSAAITKLSQQLRLSPLVAQVLIARGYQSAEVARDFLSARLADLLDPCRLPGVSQAADRILSAIADQRRITIYGDYDVDGVTATSVLWHCLSLAGATVDYYIPCRIEEGYGLNAGAIRQLHEEDAERLLISVDCGIASPKEAALAQELGLELIITDHHTIGPELPLASCLVHPRLPQTDYPFGDLCGVGVAFKLAWAVCQRLGDGRKASPRMKEFLKSAVGLTAIGTVADVVPLLQENRVIVRYGLSTIKENASLGLQALMKVSKLDEKPQLTAEDIGFGLAPRLNAAGRLGQARLAVELLTTSDPERASSLADYVDQLNNNRKTVERRIFKAAREMVDQQSEWEKHPTLVLADHGWHPGVIGIVASRVAERYEKPTVLIALREDGTGQGSARSWAGFDLYSGIAACQECLIGFGGHKAAAGVRIDAGRINEFRTALANWTSTHRGEQDSDSALQVDAEVLLSEVTRRAVEELNHLGPFGEANPVPRFAATNVELAEPPRTMGEGDRHLSLRIRQHQTVMRAVAFGRGEWAEEIAAVNGHLSVCFAPVINSFRGFERVELRLIDWKPTG from the coding sequence ATGCCCCGTCCGTGGTTGTTCCAGCCACATCAATCGGCTGCCATCACTAAGCTCTCACAGCAACTCCGTCTGTCTCCGCTTGTCGCTCAGGTATTGATCGCTCGTGGATACCAGTCAGCGGAAGTCGCGCGTGACTTTCTCAGTGCACGTCTGGCAGACCTCCTCGATCCGTGCCGGTTACCAGGAGTCAGTCAGGCTGCGGATCGCATTTTATCAGCAATCGCCGACCAGCGTCGAATCACAATCTACGGTGACTACGATGTCGACGGAGTGACTGCCACCAGTGTATTGTGGCACTGTCTCTCTTTAGCCGGGGCGACAGTCGATTACTATATTCCCTGCCGTATTGAAGAAGGATACGGACTCAATGCCGGGGCAATTCGTCAGCTGCATGAAGAAGATGCAGAGCGTTTACTGATTTCTGTGGACTGCGGGATTGCCAGTCCGAAAGAAGCCGCTCTGGCTCAGGAACTGGGTCTGGAACTAATTATCACCGATCACCACACAATCGGCCCGGAACTTCCATTGGCTTCATGTCTGGTTCATCCACGGCTGCCGCAAACAGATTACCCTTTTGGCGATCTTTGTGGGGTCGGCGTCGCATTTAAACTGGCATGGGCCGTTTGTCAGCGACTCGGCGACGGACGCAAAGCCAGTCCGCGTATGAAAGAATTTCTCAAGTCAGCTGTTGGACTGACTGCGATCGGAACTGTGGCTGACGTGGTACCGCTGCTGCAGGAAAATCGCGTGATCGTGCGCTACGGTCTTAGCACGATAAAAGAAAATGCGTCATTGGGACTCCAGGCACTGATGAAGGTCTCGAAACTGGATGAGAAACCGCAACTGACTGCTGAAGATATCGGCTTCGGTCTGGCACCTCGGCTCAATGCCGCAGGTCGACTCGGTCAGGCCCGACTGGCCGTCGAGTTGCTGACAACATCAGATCCGGAACGTGCCTCCTCCCTGGCGGATTACGTAGACCAGTTGAACAACAACCGAAAGACGGTGGAACGTCGGATCTTCAAAGCTGCCAGAGAGATGGTGGATCAGCAATCCGAATGGGAAAAACATCCCACACTGGTCCTTGCCGATCATGGATGGCATCCCGGTGTCATTGGCATCGTTGCCAGTCGGGTTGCGGAACGCTATGAAAAACCAACGGTCTTGATTGCTCTGCGGGAAGACGGAACGGGACAGGGAAGTGCTCGATCGTGGGCTGGATTTGATCTGTATTCCGGTATCGCTGCCTGTCAGGAGTGCCTAATCGGGTTTGGAGGTCATAAAGCGGCCGCAGGTGTTCGAATTGATGCAGGACGGATCAACGAATTCCGAACAGCTCTGGCAAACTGGACATCGACGCATCGGGGAGAACAGGATTCCGATTCGGCTCTGCAGGTCGATGCGGAAGTCCTGCTTTCTGAAGTCACACGCCGTGCTGTTGAGGAACTCAATCACCTGGGTCCATTCGGCGAAGCAAATCCGGTACCTCGATTTGCAGCCACCAACGTGGAACTGGCAGAGCCGCCGCGCACGATGGGCGAAGGAGATCGTCATCTGTCACTTCGTATTCGGCAGCATCAAACCGTCATGCGTGCAGTAGCCTTTGGTCGTGGAGAATGGGCGGAAGAAATTGCTGCCGTTAACGGACATCTGTCGGTGTGTTTTGCTCCGGTCATCAACTCGTTTCGAGGTTTTGAACGCGTGGAATTGAGACTGATCGACTGGAAACCAACAGGTTGA
- the cysE gene encoding serine O-acetyltransferase, with product MTQNTKSSTSSTPATGQSVWTSIRDAALRHVKNEPLLADYLHTSVLNHQQFSDAVSFHLAGKLHSQTLSGTQFREITEGAVNSDPSIMESIQADILAVRERDPAVDCCLVPLLYLKGVHALASHRIAHWLWMDGRTLLAIHLQNRISEIFGVDIHPAARIGRGILMDHGTSVVIGETAVVGDDVSMLHEVTLGGTGKASGDRHPKVRRGVLIGAGAKILGNVEVGEGAKIGAGSVVLTDVPPHSTFAGVPAEAVGRPDTDQPSLYMNHGIDI from the coding sequence GTGACACAAAACACAAAAAGCTCAACTTCTTCCACCCCGGCAACCGGACAGTCTGTCTGGACATCGATTCGTGACGCTGCGCTTCGCCATGTGAAAAACGAGCCGTTGCTGGCCGATTATCTGCATACGTCTGTTCTGAATCACCAGCAGTTTTCCGATGCCGTCAGTTTTCATCTTGCCGGAAAACTACATTCGCAGACACTGTCCGGCACACAGTTTCGTGAGATTACGGAAGGTGCAGTGAATTCAGATCCTTCCATCATGGAATCGATTCAGGCAGATATTTTGGCCGTGCGTGAACGAGACCCGGCTGTCGACTGCTGTCTGGTTCCGCTACTGTATCTTAAAGGGGTTCATGCCCTGGCTTCCCACAGAATTGCTCACTGGCTGTGGATGGACGGTCGGACATTGCTGGCAATCCACCTGCAAAATCGAATTTCCGAGATTTTCGGCGTCGATATCCATCCTGCTGCGCGAATTGGCAGAGGAATTCTGATGGACCATGGCACTTCGGTAGTCATTGGAGAAACAGCCGTTGTCGGTGACGACGTATCCATGCTGCATGAAGTAACATTGGGGGGTACAGGGAAGGCTTCAGGAGATCGCCACCCTAAAGTTCGGCGCGGGGTTCTGATTGGGGCGGGAGCCAAAATTCTTGGCAATGTCGAAGTCGGAGAAGGCGCTAAAATCGGGGCCGGCAGCGTGGTTCTGACCGATGTGCCGCCGCATTCCACGTTTGCCGGTGTTCCAGCTGAAGCTGTCGGACGTCCTGATACGGATCAGCCGTCACTTTACATGAACCACGGCATCGACATTTAA